AAAAAAAACATCTTTCATTACTGAAAGATGCCTTACCATATGAGTTGGGATACCCGGACTCGAACCAGGAATGACAGGACCAGAATCTGTAGTGTTACCATTACACCATATCCCAAACTTAAAATAGAACTTTTTGATTGTTGGGATACCCGGACTCGAACCAGGAATGACAGGACCAGAATCTGTAGTGTTACCATTACACCATATCCCAATATCAGCAAACGAAATGTTCTTTTCTCGATTGCGAGTGCAAAGGTACTAGTTTTTTTTGAACCTACAAAATTTTTCGGCACTTTTTTCTAAAAAAAGCGCAATTTCTTTAATTTTCCACATTTTTTTTGCCTTTTAAGTCGATTTTCCATTATAATAATGTATCTTTGCAGAAAAATAGAGAATATAAATTAAGTAAGAAAGAAAAGATAAATGAACACAGTTAAACAACTCGTAGAGACTATTAAAGAAGGTATACAAGAAAAGAAAGGTCAAGACATTGTTATCGCCGACCTGACAGAAATCGATGGAAGCATTGCCAAGTACTTCATCATCTGCCAGGGAGGAAGCCCTACTCAGGTTGAAGCTATCGCAGGTTCTGTGGGAGATATCGTGCGCAAGAATCTGAAAGAAAAACCTGTAAATGTAGCAGGTCTCGGCAACGACCAGTGGGTGGCAATGGACTTTGTTGACGTATTAGTACACATCTTCCTTCCGGAAGTACGTGCTTATTACGACCTCGAACATTTATGGGAGGATGCAAAGCTTACCCATATACCTGATCTCGACTAGTCAGTCTCTCCCATCCTACATGATGGATCAGACATTGTTTTTCGACTAAAAGTTATACATATAAAATAAAATGGAACAAAGCAATAATATGAAGCCTCGTGGCAATGGCGGACCAAAGATGCCACGATTTAATATGACCTGGCTTTTCACCATCTGCCTCATCACCATGATCATCCTCTTCTTTACAGGAGGAGGCGATGCGATTGGAGGCAGCGCTGCCAAGGAAGCCACATACACCCAGTTCAAACAGTATGTAGACAAGGGTTATGTGCT
This Segatella copri DSM 18205 DNA region includes the following protein-coding sequences:
- the rsfS gene encoding ribosome silencing factor; this encodes MNTVKQLVETIKEGIQEKKGQDIVIADLTEIDGSIAKYFIICQGGSPTQVEAIAGSVGDIVRKNLKEKPVNVAGLGNDQWVAMDFVDVLVHIFLPEVRAYYDLEHLWEDAKLTHIPDLD